In a genomic window of Telopea speciosissima isolate NSW1024214 ecotype Mountain lineage chromosome 5, Tspe_v1, whole genome shotgun sequence:
- the LOC122662938 gene encoding uncharacterized protein LOC122662938: MTRIEQAVKDKVLELQDQLQEVIKGKNQASIHNFHFTTDLAFTDEVQNLDPMVKFQALWSGICDIELKKSLIMDEPRDMYELFSRCEKYINLAKVLAAERGDKTEKKAPWKKEEIPREAGTKRNRDDEDGKKRKDDRKAWAPRAPDRESEPSYIALTHAQAHILNEIKDQTTLAKMVKPAHERNKNKYYRFHQDHGHDTEECRQLKDEIEALIQRGRLKRFIKKEENDRRMKYRAREPEGRRRSSPKANKEELPRGEPHGPGTGGETSNSRKHHAWNTPHDDALVIKMVIANCALGRILVDNGSSVDILY, translated from the exons ATGACGAGAATTGAACAAGCCGTGAAGGATAAAGTCTTGGAACTCCAAGATCAGCTACAAGAAGTCATAAAGGGAAAGAACCAGGCCTCAATCCACAATTTCCACTTCACAACAGATCTTGCATTTACAGATGAG GTGCAAAACCTGGATCCAATGGTGAAATTCCAAGCTCTGTGGAGTGGAATCTGTGATATCGAGTTAAAAAAGTCATTAATCATGGATGAACCCAGAGATATGTATGAACTATTTTCAAGGTGCGAAAAGTATATCAACTTGGCTAAAGTTCTTGCGGCAGAAAGGGGAGACAAAACTGAGAAGAAGGCTCCgtggaagaaggaagagattcCTCGAGAGGCCGGCACAAAGCGCAACCGAGATGATGAggatggaaagaaaagaaaagatgatagAAAAGCTTGGGCTCCTCGGGCCCCAGATAGAGAATCCGAGCCAAGTTATATTGCCCTGACACACGCCCAGGCACATATATTGAACGAGATTAAAGATCAAACAACCCTAGCAAAAATGGTCAAGCCAGCCCACGAGCGCAATAAAAACAAGTACTACCGTTTTCACCAAGATCATGGTCATGATACCGAGGAATGCAGACAGTTGAAGGACGAGATAGAAGCGCTCATCCAGAGAGGGCGTCTCAAACGATTCatcaaaaaggaggagaatGACCGAAGGATGAAATACAGAGCTCGAGAGCCCGAGGGAAGGCGGAGATCATCCCCTAAAGCTAATAAAGAGGAACTCCCCCGAGGTGAACCCCACGGACCTGGCACAGGGGGAGAAACCTCCAACTCTCGAAAGCACCATGCATGGAAT ACGCCCCATGACGATGCCTTGGTGATTAAGATGGTGATTGCTAACTGCGCGCTAGGGAGAATCTTGGTAGATAATGGGAGTTCAGTTGACATCCTATATTAA